A single region of the Mycobacterium avium subsp. avium genome encodes:
- the carA gene encoding glutamine-hydrolyzing carbamoyl-phosphate synthase small subunit, with protein MSGKAQLVLEDGRVFTGTPFGAIGQTLGEAVFSTGMSGYQETLTDPSYHRQIVVATAPQIGNTGWNGEDAESRGDKIWVAGYAVRDPSPRVSNWRATGSLEDELIRQRIVGIARIDTRAVVRHLRTRGSMKAGVFSGDALADPDELVQRVRGQQSMLGADLAGEVSTPDAYIVEPEGPPRFTVAALDLGIKTNTPRNFARRGIRSHVLPSSATFEQIADLRPDGVFLSNGPGDPATADHIVAVTREVLGAGIPLFGICFGNQILGRALGLSTYKMVFGHRGINIPVIDHATGRVAVTAQNHGFALQGEAGQAFDTPFGAAVVSHTCANDGVVEGVKLADGRAFSVQYHPEAAAGPHDANYLFDQFIELMEGDR; from the coding sequence GTGAGTGGCAAGGCGCAACTGGTGCTCGAGGACGGCCGCGTCTTCACCGGCACACCGTTCGGGGCGATCGGCCAAACCCTGGGCGAGGCCGTGTTTTCCACCGGCATGTCCGGCTACCAGGAGACGTTGACCGACCCCAGCTACCACCGCCAGATCGTGGTGGCCACCGCGCCGCAGATCGGCAATACCGGCTGGAACGGCGAGGACGCCGAGAGCCGCGGCGACAAGATCTGGGTGGCCGGCTACGCGGTGCGCGACCCGTCGCCGCGCGTGTCCAACTGGCGCGCCACCGGAAGCCTGGAGGACGAGCTGATCCGCCAGCGCATCGTGGGCATCGCTCGCATCGACACCCGCGCGGTGGTGCGCCACCTGCGGACCCGCGGTTCGATGAAGGCGGGGGTGTTCTCCGGTGACGCCCTGGCCGATCCGGACGAACTGGTGCAGCGGGTGCGCGGCCAGCAGTCCATGCTGGGCGCCGACCTGGCCGGCGAGGTCAGCACGCCGGACGCCTACATCGTGGAACCCGAAGGGCCGCCGCGGTTTACCGTCGCCGCCCTGGACCTGGGCATCAAAACCAACACGCCGCGCAACTTCGCCCGTCGCGGCATCCGCAGCCACGTGCTGCCCTCGTCGGCGACCTTCGAGCAGATCGCCGACCTCAGGCCGGACGGCGTGTTCCTGTCCAACGGGCCCGGCGACCCCGCCACCGCCGACCACATCGTGGCGGTCACCCGCGAGGTGCTGGGCGCCGGAATCCCATTGTTCGGCATCTGTTTCGGCAACCAGATCCTGGGCCGGGCGCTGGGCCTGTCCACCTACAAGATGGTGTTCGGTCACCGCGGCATCAACATCCCGGTGATCGACCACGCCACCGGGCGGGTGGCGGTGACCGCGCAGAACCACGGCTTCGCGCTGCAGGGCGAGGCCGGCCAGGCCTTCGACACGCCGTTCGGCGCGGCGGTGGTCAGCCACACCTGCGCCAACGACGGGGTGGTGGAGGGCGTGAAACTCGCTGACGGACGGGCATTTTCGGTGCAGTACCACCCGGAGGCGGCGGCCGGCCCGCACGACGCGAACTACCTCTTCGACCAATTCATCGAGCTGATGGAAGGGGACCGCTAG